The genomic segment GCCGGAGAAACTCGCGGTGTTCTACAAGGAACTGCTCGACGCCGAGGAGACGGACGCGACCGCCAACCGCGTCGAGATCGAGGGCGCCTGCGGCGCCCGCATGGCGTTCCGCCGGGACGTCAACGCCACCCCGCCGAGCTGGCCCCGACCCGAGAACTCCCTCCAGGCCCACCTGGACTTCTACGTCGACGACCTGGACGAGGCCGAACGGCTGATCGTCTCCCTAGGCGGACGCCCGGTGGACACCAAGGACGCGAGCGGGCCGTTCGAGGAGCGCGGCTACTCCGACCCGGCCGGCCACTCCTTCACCCTGCGCCGCGAACACCCCACGGCCCCCAAGCAGGGCTAGCACCCTCCCGGCACGGCCAGGTCCGGGGCCTGTTCCGGCGATCCGCGAGGGAACCGCCGGAACAGGCCCCGGACCTCAGTCCCGGCCGCCCTTCTCGGTGGTCGGCCACACCCCGGTGGAGCGCTCGATGGCCTTCGCGCCGGTGCGGTCCACCGCGCTGCGCACGACCGCGAAGATCGCGCCCTGCACGGCCGCCGCGAGCAGGACCTCGCCCCAGCCGCGGTCCCGGT from the Streptomyces sp. NBC_00310 genome contains:
- a CDS encoding DUF4235 domain-containing protein translates to MSKKKKLPLAYQPLGFALGWAGGALASLAFRKTWKLIRHEDDAPDALDRDRGWGEVLLAAAVQGAIFAVVRSAVDRTGAKAIERSTGVWPTTEKGGRD
- a CDS encoding VOC family protein, giving the protein MALVQAGLVVLDCAEPEKLAVFYKELLDAEETDATANRVEIEGACGARMAFRRDVNATPPSWPRPENSLQAHLDFYVDDLDEAERLIVSLGGRPVDTKDASGPFEERGYSDPAGHSFTLRREHPTAPKQG